The following are encoded in a window of Pseudomonas graminis genomic DNA:
- a CDS encoding YhdP family protein — protein sequence MERLTRFLAVLTRWGLSLCALIVVLVALYVSVGRQLVPMVAEYRADVEAKAQAALGMPVSIGRLEGSWSGFAPVFVARDVMIGEGGNAVRLDHVRAMPDLLSSLRTREVRLERLELDGLQIGLKEDQNGHWALQGLPVQPDQIADPEKILNQMQMVSQLSLFDSQITLQPYDHSPLTLTYVSLTLKTGSLHQRLDARLNLPDGQPLSLNVRSTVRAHEWRDGAAEAYLSLPQSDWSKWLPKSLTRDWKIQKLKAGGELWLNWGKGNLQSAVARLNAPQFKGAYADRKPASIDNLALNAWFQRDEKGFSATLDPLAMDLNSKRWESHVHLQQTAATADAEELWQFQADRLDLSPITPLLDSLAPLPDEVMVAVDRLKVTGGLRNVLVDYRPQAEPPKRVSFAANLDKVGFDAYHGAPAAGNVSGAISGDLGQGELRLDTDDFMLHLDPIFRNEWKYLHANAKLTWSLDDQGFTLIAPYIKVEGEEGSIASDFLIRLHFDHSQEDYMDLRVGLVDGDGRYTSKYLPAVLSPALDQWLRTAILGGNVDQGFFQYQGSINKDAPDVARVISLFFKVRNASLAFQPGWPQLNNVDGDVFVENSGVRIRANKGQLLNTQVSNVDVDIPHVPAGQSSHLLVDADLKGSLQDGMKILQEAPIGTAQTFAGWQAEGPLQGHLNLDIPLVKGQDPKVVMDFSTDSARLKLADPVLELTQLRGDFRFDYTKGLSGKNIKAVAFDKPVNAEIFAEGKPGAPVTRITASSQIASKRLTDWLGVTQSLPISGDLPYQLQLTLSGNASQLQINSNLKGLAVDLPAPFGKTSDEARDTDFRMNLQGPERRIDVGYSNIANLAFASPPGAFGDGRGELFLGEGGAIVPDSKGLRVRGSLPELDIAPWQAMAERYAGNDPGGSAKQLLNSVDLQIGKLTAMGTTLEQVGVQLQRSSAAWALSLDSSKVKGTATLPDSKTAPIDISLLYVRLPAPDPTAAVVENAPDPLADVDPRKIPALNIKITQLFQGDQLMGAWSLKVRPTPNGIQMADMNLGLKGIALLGNGGWEGTPGTTSSWFKGQVSGKNLADVLKAWGFAPTVTSQEFELNADGRWPGSPAWVGLKRYSGSLDATLKNGQFVEVEGGAQALRVFGLLNFNSIGRRLRLDFSDLLGKGLSYDKVKGLLVASDGVYVTRDPITMTGPSTNLELDGTLDMVRDRVDAKLLVTLPVTNNLPIAALIVGAPAIGGALFLVDKLLGDRVSRFASVQYKVEGPWKEPKITFDKPFEKRQ from the coding sequence ATGGAGCGTCTGACCCGCTTTCTGGCTGTGCTGACCCGTTGGGGGCTGAGCCTGTGCGCCCTTATCGTGGTGCTGGTTGCGCTGTACGTGAGCGTCGGACGCCAGTTGGTGCCGATGGTGGCCGAATACCGCGCCGACGTCGAAGCCAAGGCTCAGGCCGCGCTGGGCATGCCGGTAAGCATTGGCCGACTGGAAGGCAGCTGGAGCGGCTTCGCCCCTGTCTTCGTTGCGCGTGACGTGATGATCGGTGAAGGCGGCAACGCCGTTCGGCTCGATCATGTGCGGGCCATGCCTGACCTGCTCTCCAGCCTGCGAACCCGTGAAGTGCGCCTTGAACGGCTTGAGCTGGACGGCCTGCAGATCGGCCTGAAAGAAGACCAGAACGGCCACTGGGCACTGCAAGGGCTTCCGGTGCAGCCCGATCAGATTGCCGATCCCGAGAAAATCCTCAACCAGATGCAGATGGTTTCGCAGCTGTCGCTGTTCGACAGCCAGATCACCTTGCAGCCGTATGACCACTCGCCTCTGACGCTGACCTACGTGAGCCTGACGCTGAAGACCGGCAGTCTGCATCAGCGCCTCGACGCCCGCCTGAACCTGCCTGACGGCCAGCCGTTGTCGCTGAATGTTCGCTCCACCGTGCGCGCCCATGAGTGGCGGGACGGTGCGGCCGAAGCGTACCTGAGCCTCCCGCAAAGCGACTGGTCGAAGTGGCTGCCGAAAAGCCTCACCCGCGACTGGAAGATCCAGAAGCTCAAGGCCGGCGGTGAGTTGTGGCTGAACTGGGGCAAAGGCAATCTTCAGAGCGCGGTTGCGCGCCTGAATGCGCCGCAGTTCAAAGGCGCGTACGCCGACCGCAAACCTGCAAGTATCGATAATCTTGCCCTCAACGCCTGGTTTCAGCGCGACGAAAAAGGCTTTAGCGCCACGCTCGACCCGCTGGCGATGGACCTGAACAGCAAGCGTTGGGAAAGCCACGTTCACTTGCAGCAGACCGCCGCGACGGCCGACGCCGAAGAACTGTGGCAGTTTCAGGCCGACCGGCTTGATCTGTCGCCGATCACGCCGCTGCTCGACTCACTGGCGCCGTTGCCCGACGAGGTCATGGTGGCGGTCGACCGCCTGAAAGTCACCGGCGGGCTGCGCAACGTGCTGGTCGATTACCGACCGCAGGCCGAGCCGCCCAAGCGGGTGAGCTTCGCCGCCAATCTGGACAAGGTCGGTTTCGACGCCTACCACGGCGCACCGGCGGCGGGGAACGTCAGCGGCGCTATCAGTGGTGATCTCGGCCAGGGCGAACTGCGCCTCGACACCGACGATTTCATGCTGCACCTGGACCCGATCTTCCGTAACGAATGGAAGTACCTTCATGCCAATGCAAAGCTGACGTGGTCGCTGGACGATCAGGGCTTCACGCTGATTGCGCCGTACATCAAGGTCGAGGGGGAAGAGGGCAGCATTGCCAGTGATTTCCTGATCCGCCTGCACTTCGATCACAGCCAGGAAGACTACATGGACCTGCGCGTCGGGCTGGTCGACGGCGACGGTCGCTATACCTCCAAGTACCTGCCTGCCGTGCTCAGCCCGGCCCTCGATCAGTGGCTGCGCACCGCGATTCTGGGGGGTAACGTCGATCAGGGTTTCTTCCAGTACCAAGGCTCGATCAACAAGGACGCGCCTGATGTGGCCCGGGTCATCAGCCTGTTCTTCAAGGTGCGCAACGCGAGCCTGGCCTTTCAGCCGGGATGGCCGCAGCTGAACAATGTCGACGGCGATGTGTTCGTCGAAAACAGCGGCGTGCGCATTCGTGCCAACAAAGGTCAATTGCTGAACACTCAGGTCAGCAACGTCGATGTGGACATTCCCCACGTGCCGGCGGGCCAGTCCAGCCATCTGTTGGTGGATGCGGATCTGAAAGGCAGCCTCCAGGACGGTATGAAGATTCTTCAGGAAGCGCCGATCGGCACCGCCCAGACTTTTGCGGGCTGGCAGGCGGAAGGGCCGTTGCAGGGGCATCTCAATCTGGATATTCCGCTGGTCAAGGGGCAGGACCCCAAGGTCGTGATGGATTTCAGTACCGACAGCGCGCGGCTCAAGCTCGCCGATCCGGTGCTGGAGCTGACGCAACTGCGCGGCGACTTCCGATTCGATTACACCAAAGGCTTGAGCGGCAAGAACATCAAGGCCGTCGCGTTCGACAAGCCGGTGAACGCCGAGATTTTTGCCGAAGGCAAGCCGGGGGCGCCGGTGACGCGCATTACCGCCAGCAGCCAGATCGCCAGCAAACGCCTGACCGATTGGCTGGGCGTTACGCAGTCGCTGCCGATCTCGGGGGATCTGCCCTATCAGCTGCAGTTGACGTTGAGCGGCAACGCCAGTCAGCTGCAGATCAATTCGAACCTGAAAGGGCTGGCGGTTGATCTGCCGGCGCCGTTCGGCAAAACCTCTGATGAGGCGCGCGACACTGATTTCCGTATGAACCTGCAAGGGCCGGAGCGGCGCATTGACGTCGGCTACAGCAACATCGCTAACCTCGCGTTCGCATCACCGCCGGGCGCGTTTGGTGACGGGCGTGGCGAGCTGTTCCTCGGCGAAGGCGGGGCAATCGTGCCGGACAGCAAGGGCCTGCGCGTTCGCGGCTCGTTGCCGGAACTGGACATCGCGCCCTGGCAAGCCATGGCTGAGCGCTACGCTGGCAATGACCCGGGCGGCAGCGCCAAGCAGTTACTCAACAGCGTCGATTTGCAGATTGGCAAGCTGACCGCGATGGGCACGACCCTGGAGCAGGTGGGGGTTCAGCTTCAACGCAGTAGCGCCGCATGGGCCCTGTCGCTGGACAGCTCGAAGGTGAAAGGCACGGCAACGTTGCCGGACAGCAAAACCGCGCCTATCGACATCAGCCTGCTGTATGTGCGCTTGCCGGCGCCGGACCCGACCGCGGCGGTCGTTGAAAACGCGCCGGACCCGTTGGCGGACGTCGACCCGCGCAAGATCCCTGCGCTGAACATCAAGATCACCCAGCTGTTTCAGGGCGATCAATTGATGGGCGCGTGGTCGCTCAAGGTCCGCCCGACGCCGAACGGCATCCAGATGGCCGACATGAATCTGGGCCTCAAAGGCATTGCGCTGCTGGGCAACGGCGGCTGGGAAGGTACGCCGGGGACGACCAGCAGTTGGTTCAAGGGCCAGGTGAGCGGCAAGAATCTCGCTGACGTGCTGAAAGCCTGGGGTTTCGCGCCCACCGTTACCAGTCAGGAATTCGAGCTGAACGCTGACGGTCGCTGGCCGGGCTCGCCCGCGTGGGTGGGCTTGAAGCGTTACTCCGGCAGCCTGGATGCGACGCTGAAGAACGGCCAGTTCGTTGAGGTCGAGGGCGGCGCGCAGGCGTTGCGGGTGTTCGGCCTGCTCAACTTCAATTCGATTGGCCGGCGTCTGCGCCTGGACTTCTCCGACCTGCTGGGCAAGGGCCTGAGCTACGACAAAGTGAAGGGGCTGTTGGTGGCGAGCGATGGTGTCTACGTCACTCGCGATCCGATCACCATGACCGGCCCGTCCACCAATCTGGAGCTCGACGGCACGCTGGACATGGTCCGCGACCGCGTCGACGCCAAGCTATTGGTCACGCTGCCGGTGACCAATAACCTGCCGATTGCCGCGTTGATCGTCGGCGCGCCAGCAATCGGCGGCGCGTTGTTTCTCGTCGACAAGCTGCTCGGGGATCGCGTATCGCGCTTCGCCAGCGTGCAGTACAAGGTTGAAGGGCCATGGAAAGAACCCAAGATCACCTTCGACAAACCGTTCGAGAAGCGGCAGTGA
- a CDS encoding carbon-nitrogen hydrolase family protein, translating to MSLAVIQMVSQSDVLGNLAQARRLLEQAAASGAKLAVLPENFAAMGRRDVAAIGRAEALCEGPILPWLKLAARDLTLWIVAGTLPLPPEGQPDGKVTACSLLIDDQGRQVARYDKLHLFDVDVADARGRYRESDDYAHGNNVVVADTPVGRLGLSVCYDLRFPELYTALREAGAELITAPSAFTAVTGAAHWEILLRARAIETQCYVLAAAQGGIHPGPRETFGHAAIIDPWGRVLAEQAQGEAVLLAERDSVEQASIRTRMPVSNHRRFFSQAAVRPANTPE from the coding sequence ATGTCCTTAGCAGTCATTCAGATGGTCAGCCAGAGCGATGTGCTCGGCAATCTGGCCCAGGCGCGCAGGTTGCTGGAACAGGCCGCGGCGTCGGGTGCGAAGCTGGCCGTGCTCCCGGAAAACTTCGCTGCCATGGGCCGTCGTGATGTCGCTGCCATCGGCCGCGCCGAGGCCCTTTGTGAAGGACCGATCCTGCCATGGTTGAAACTGGCTGCTCGCGACCTCACATTATGGATAGTGGCCGGGACATTGCCGCTGCCCCCTGAAGGTCAGCCTGATGGCAAGGTCACGGCGTGTTCGTTGCTGATTGACGATCAGGGCCGGCAAGTCGCCCGTTACGACAAGCTGCACCTGTTCGATGTCGACGTCGCCGATGCCCGAGGGCGCTATCGGGAATCCGACGATTACGCCCATGGCAACAACGTGGTGGTGGCCGACACACCCGTGGGGCGTCTGGGGCTTTCGGTGTGTTACGACCTGCGTTTTCCCGAGCTGTACACCGCGCTGCGGGAAGCGGGGGCTGAATTGATCACCGCGCCGTCGGCCTTCACCGCTGTGACCGGCGCGGCGCACTGGGAGATTCTGCTGCGCGCCCGGGCCATCGAAACCCAGTGCTATGTGCTGGCGGCCGCGCAGGGCGGAATTCATCCGGGACCGAGAGAAACATTTGGGCACGCGGCGATCATAGATCCATGGGGCCGCGTGCTGGCCGAGCAGGCACAGGGTGAAGCCGTGCTGCTGGCCGAGCGAGACAGCGTAGAACAAGCGTCCATACGGACGCGCATGCCGGTATCGAATCACCGGCGATTTTTTTCGCAGGCCGCTGTGCGACCTGCCAATACCCCGGAGTGA
- the tldD gene encoding metalloprotease TldD, translating into MSHLSSVSEHLLAPGGLSIDSLQSVLGELAGPGIDAADLYFQGQISESWALEDGIVKEGSFNLDQGVGVRAQSGEKTGFAYSNAITPEALTQAARAARSISRAGQNGQVQAFTTQDVAQLYAPDNPLEVMTRAEKVELLKRVDAATRALDPRIQQVTVSMAGVWERILVASTDGGLAADVRPLVRFNVSVIVEQNGRRERGGHGGGGRTDYRYFLSDDRAMGYAREALRQALVNLEAIPAPAGTLPVVLGSGWSGVLLHEAVGHGLEGDFNRKGSSAYSGRMGEMVASKLCTIVDDGTLADRRGSLTVDDEGTPTECTTLIENGVLKGYMQDKLNARLMGVARTGNGRRESYAHLPMPRMTNTYMLGGQSDPAEIIASVKRGIYCANLGGGQVDITSGKFVFSTSEAYLIEDGKITAPVKGATLIGNGPECMSRVSMVGNDLSLDSGVGTCGKDGQSVPVGVGQPTLKIDAITVGGTGGA; encoded by the coding sequence ATGAGCCACTTGTCCTCTGTCAGCGAACACCTTCTGGCACCCGGCGGCCTGAGCATCGACAGCCTGCAATCGGTGCTCGGCGAGCTGGCCGGTCCAGGCATCGACGCGGCCGACCTGTATTTCCAGGGGCAGATTTCCGAGTCCTGGGCGCTGGAAGACGGCATCGTCAAGGAAGGCAGCTTCAACCTGGACCAGGGCGTCGGCGTACGCGCGCAGTCGGGCGAGAAAACCGGCTTCGCCTACAGCAACGCCATCACCCCGGAAGCACTGACCCAGGCGGCCCGTGCCGCGCGCTCGATTTCACGCGCAGGCCAGAATGGCCAGGTTCAAGCGTTCACCACTCAGGACGTCGCCCAGCTGTATGCTCCGGACAACCCGCTGGAGGTCATGACCCGCGCCGAGAAGGTCGAGCTGCTCAAGCGCGTTGACGCCGCCACCCGTGCGCTGGACCCGCGTATTCAGCAGGTCACCGTGAGCATGGCCGGTGTCTGGGAACGCATTCTCGTGGCGTCCACAGATGGCGGTCTTGCCGCCGACGTACGTCCGCTGGTGCGCTTCAACGTCAGCGTGATCGTCGAGCAGAACGGCCGTCGTGAGCGCGGCGGTCATGGCGGCGGCGGTCGTACCGATTACCGTTATTTCCTCAGCGACGACCGTGCCATGGGCTATGCCCGCGAAGCGTTGCGTCAGGCGCTGGTCAATCTCGAAGCCATTCCGGCGCCGGCGGGCACCTTGCCGGTGGTGTTGGGTTCCGGCTGGTCCGGCGTGCTGCTGCACGAAGCGGTCGGCCACGGCCTTGAGGGCGACTTCAACCGCAAGGGCAGCTCGGCCTACAGCGGTCGCATGGGCGAGATGGTCGCGTCGAAACTCTGCACCATTGTCGATGACGGCACGCTGGCCGATCGCCGCGGTTCTCTCACCGTCGATGACGAAGGTACCCCGACCGAGTGCACCACGTTGATCGAAAACGGCGTGCTCAAGGGTTACATGCAAGACAAGCTCAACGCACGGCTGATGGGCGTGGCGCGTACGGGTAACGGTCGTCGCGAATCCTACGCTCACCTGCCGATGCCGCGCATGACCAACACCTACATGCTCGGCGGCCAGAGCGATCCGGCGGAAATCATCGCCTCCGTCAAGCGCGGGATCTACTGCGCCAACCTCGGCGGTGGACAGGTAGACATCACCAGCGGCAAGTTCGTCTTCTCCACCAGCGAGGCCTATCTGATCGAAGATGGCAAAATCACCGCACCGGTCAAAGGCGCCACGCTGATTGGCAACGGCCCGGAATGCATGAGCCGCGTGTCGATGGTGGGCAACGATCTGTCTCTGGACAGCGGCGTTGGCACCTGCGGCAAAGACGGTCAATCGGTTCCGGTAGGCGTCGGTCAGCCCACGTTGAAGATCGATGCGATCACCGTTGGTGGCACTGGCGGGGCTTGA
- the yjgA gene encoding ribosome biogenesis factor YjgA, with the protein MVDSYDDSFDGEKSKTQVKRELHALVELGERLTTFKPDVLAKLPLTDPLRRALADAPKHTAHIARKRHIQFIGKLMRDQDLDEILVLLDQLDASTRQYNERFHNLERWRDRLVTGTDDVLEQFVSEYPDADRQQLRSLIRQAQHEAAQNKAPTATRKIFKYIRELDESKRGLR; encoded by the coding sequence ATGGTTGATTCTTACGACGACTCCTTCGACGGAGAGAAAAGCAAAACCCAGGTCAAACGAGAGCTTCACGCTCTGGTGGAGCTGGGCGAACGCTTGACGACATTCAAGCCCGATGTGCTGGCCAAGCTGCCTCTGACCGACCCTCTGCGTCGGGCACTGGCCGATGCTCCCAAGCACACCGCGCACATTGCGCGCAAACGCCATATCCAATTCATCGGCAAGCTGATGCGCGATCAGGATCTGGATGAAATCCTGGTGCTGCTCGATCAGCTTGACGCCTCTACGCGCCAGTACAACGAGCGCTTTCACAATCTGGAACGCTGGCGTGATCGCCTGGTGACCGGCACTGACGACGTGCTTGAGCAATTCGTCAGTGAATACCCGGACGCCGACCGCCAGCAACTGCGCTCCCTGATCCGTCAGGCTCAGCACGAAGCTGCGCAGAACAAGGCCCCTACCGCGACCCGCAAAATCTTCAAATACATCCGCGAGCTAGACGAAAGCAAACGCGGACTGCGCTAG
- the pmbA gene encoding metalloprotease PmbA produces MSASESVGPQALPALQQQVEQIVAEAKRQGATACEVAVSLEQGLSTTVRQREVETVEFNRDQGFGITLYVGHRKGSASTSASGPDAIRETVAAALAIAKHTSEDEASGLADAALMAKDQPDFDLYHPWDITPEQAIERALICEAAAFDADSRIKNADGTTLNVHQGCRVYGNSHGFIGGYASTRHSLSCVMIAEGEGQMQRDYWYDVNRRGELLMDAKLIGQKAAERAASRLGARPVPTCEVPVLFSAELAGGLFGSFMGAISGGNLYRKSSFLEGAMGQRLFPEWMTIDERPHLVGAMGSSAFDGDGLATYAKPFVENGDLVSYILSTYSGRKLGLPSTANAGGVHNLFVSHGTEDQAALIRRMGRGLLVTELMGSGLNMVTGDYSRGAAGFWVENGEIQFAVQEVTIAGNMRDMFKQIVAVGSDLELRSNIRTGSVLIEKMMVAGS; encoded by the coding sequence ATGAGTGCATCAGAAAGCGTCGGCCCGCAGGCTTTGCCGGCATTGCAGCAGCAGGTCGAGCAGATCGTCGCTGAAGCCAAGCGTCAGGGCGCGACCGCGTGCGAAGTGGCCGTGTCGCTGGAGCAGGGCCTGTCGACCACGGTTCGCCAGCGCGAAGTCGAGACGGTCGAATTCAACCGTGATCAGGGTTTCGGCATCACCTTGTACGTGGGCCATCGGAAGGGTTCGGCCAGCACCTCCGCGAGCGGCCCCGACGCCATTCGTGAAACCGTTGCCGCGGCCCTGGCCATTGCCAAACACACGTCGGAAGACGAGGCCTCGGGTCTCGCCGACGCTGCGCTGATGGCGAAAGACCAGCCGGATTTTGATCTTTATCACCCGTGGGACATCACTCCCGAGCAGGCCATCGAGCGCGCGCTGATCTGTGAAGCCGCTGCCTTCGACGCCGACAGCCGGATCAAGAACGCCGACGGCACCACGCTGAACGTGCATCAGGGCTGCCGCGTGTATGGCAACAGTCATGGTTTCATTGGCGGCTACGCGTCGACCCGCCACAGCCTGAGCTGCGTGATGATTGCCGAAGGCGAGGGGCAGATGCAGCGCGACTACTGGTATGACGTCAACCGTCGCGGCGAGCTGCTGATGGACGCCAAACTGATTGGCCAGAAAGCTGCCGAACGCGCGGCGAGCCGACTGGGCGCACGACCGGTGCCGACCTGCGAAGTGCCGGTGCTGTTCTCGGCAGAACTGGCGGGCGGTCTGTTCGGCAGCTTTATGGGCGCGATTTCCGGCGGCAACCTGTACCGGAAGTCTTCGTTTCTCGAAGGCGCGATGGGTCAGCGTCTGTTCCCCGAATGGATGACCATCGACGAGCGGCCGCATCTGGTTGGCGCCATGGGCAGTTCTGCGTTCGACGGCGATGGCCTGGCGACCTACGCCAAGCCGTTTGTCGAAAATGGCGACCTGGTTTCCTACATCCTCAGCACCTATTCAGGCCGCAAACTGGGCCTGCCGAGCACCGCGAACGCCGGTGGTGTGCATAACCTTTTCGTCAGCCACGGCACCGAAGACCAGGCAGCGCTGATCCGTCGCATGGGACGCGGGCTGTTGGTCACCGAGTTGATGGGCAGCGGGTTGAACATGGTCACCGGGGACTATTCCCGCGGCGCGGCGGGTTTCTGGGTCGAGAACGGCGAGATCCAGTTCGCGGTTCAGGAAGTGACCATTGCCGGCAACATGCGCGACATGTTCAAGCAGATCGTCGCCGTGGGCAGTGATCTGGAGCTGCGCAGCAACATCCGCACCGGTTCCGTGCTGATCGAGAAAATGATGGTGGCGGGTAGCTAA
- a CDS encoding FagA protein, translating to MGTVLHESPYLEHWRALSLRIRCALDPDEPRLIEHYLAEGRYLARFTATPKSLICESTFRLLIDTASDTALPWHWRCLCLDQAWRPLRDMQSLAESAAQQQRVQAFARRLANCALLPSMPLAEPAPSNPQNALPTASDRRRHP from the coding sequence ATGGGCACTGTTCTGCACGAGTCGCCGTACCTGGAGCACTGGCGCGCATTGAGTCTGCGGATTCGTTGCGCGCTGGATCCGGACGAGCCGCGGCTCATCGAACACTACCTTGCGGAAGGCCGCTATCTGGCGCGCTTTACCGCCACGCCCAAATCCCTCATCTGTGAAAGCACCTTCCGCCTGCTGATCGACACCGCCAGCGACACCGCGCTGCCCTGGCACTGGCGATGCCTGTGCCTGGATCAGGCATGGCGTCCGCTGCGTGACATGCAGTCGCTCGCCGAGTCGGCTGCGCAACAGCAACGCGTCCAGGCTTTCGCCCGGCGCCTCGCGAACTGCGCGCTGCTGCCGTCGATGCCTCTGGCAGAACCCGCGCCATCGAATCCGCAAAACGCCCTGCCGACGGCATCTGATCGCCGGCGCCACCCGTGA
- a CDS encoding superoxide dismutase — protein MPFTLPALPYAYDALEPHIDAQTMEIHYSKHHQTYINNLNAAVDGTEYAEWPIERLVASVAELPEKMRPAVINQGGGHANHSLFWEVMSAQGGGVPSGVLASAIDGQLGGFEAFKDAFTKAALTRFGSGWAWLSVTPDKKLVVESSGNQDSPLMNGNTPILGLDVWEHAYYLRYQNRRPEYIAAFYNVVNWDEVARRYAAALG, from the coding sequence ATGCCCTTTACTTTGCCAGCCTTGCCCTATGCCTACGATGCGCTCGAACCCCACATCGATGCTCAGACCATGGAAATCCACTACAGCAAGCACCACCAGACCTACATCAATAACCTCAACGCGGCGGTCGACGGCACTGAATACGCCGAGTGGCCCATCGAGAGGTTGGTCGCCAGCGTCGCCGAACTTCCGGAAAAAATGCGCCCGGCGGTCATCAATCAGGGCGGCGGTCATGCCAACCATTCTCTATTCTGGGAAGTGATGAGCGCCCAGGGCGGCGGCGTGCCAAGCGGTGTGCTGGCGTCAGCAATCGACGGGCAACTGGGCGGCTTCGAAGCGTTCAAGGATGCCTTCACCAAGGCGGCGCTGACACGTTTCGGCAGCGGCTGGGCCTGGCTGAGCGTCACCCCGGACAAAAAGCTCGTGGTGGAAAGCAGCGGCAATCAGGACAGCCCCCTCATGAACGGCAACACGCCGATCCTCGGGCTGGACGTCTGGGAGCACGCTTATTACCTGCGCTACCAGAACCGTCGGCCGGAATACATCGCTGCGTTCTACAACGTTGTCAACTGGGATGAAGTTGCCAGGCGCTACGCAGCAGCACTCGGCTGA
- a CDS encoding ZIP family metal transporter yields MRSDILALGSVRLLRLALGLILVIVGTALLVAQGLSWVALEPRMLRALEGGAICALGTALGAVPVLVIRGMPVAVSDGLLGFGAGIMLAATAFSLIVPGLGAAHDLGFTPWGAGALVSFGILLGAAGLFLVDTLVSRGPQLSEVAGKPAIPSNIWLFVIAIIAHNIPEGMAVGVSAGGGLAHADSLAMGIALQDVPEGLVIALVLASAGMSRLKAFLIGAASGLVEPVFAVLCAWLVEVAASLLPVGLALAAGAMLLVVTHEIIPESRRNGHEKIASFGLLVGFCLMMVMDTALA; encoded by the coding sequence ATGCGCTCGGACATACTGGCTCTCGGCAGCGTGCGGTTACTGCGCCTGGCATTGGGCTTGATTCTGGTCATCGTAGGCACAGCGTTGCTGGTCGCCCAGGGCCTCTCGTGGGTGGCGCTTGAGCCCAGAATGTTACGAGCGCTGGAAGGCGGCGCCATCTGTGCGTTGGGCACCGCGCTGGGGGCCGTGCCGGTGCTGGTGATCCGTGGCATGCCGGTGGCGGTGTCCGACGGCCTCCTGGGTTTCGGCGCCGGCATCATGCTGGCGGCGACAGCCTTTTCGTTGATCGTGCCGGGCCTGGGCGCGGCTCATGACCTGGGCTTTACCCCATGGGGCGCCGGAGCCTTGGTCAGCTTCGGGATACTGCTCGGGGCGGCGGGTTTGTTTCTGGTGGATACGCTGGTCTCCAGAGGGCCGCAGTTATCGGAGGTGGCCGGGAAACCGGCGATCCCTTCGAACATCTGGCTGTTTGTGATTGCCATCATTGCCCACAACATTCCGGAAGGCATGGCAGTGGGGGTGTCGGCAGGCGGCGGTCTGGCCCACGCCGACAGCCTGGCGATGGGCATCGCTTTGCAGGACGTCCCGGAAGGACTGGTTATCGCGCTGGTGCTGGCGTCCGCCGGCATGTCGCGTCTCAAGGCGTTCCTGATCGGCGCGGCGTCCGGACTGGTCGAGCCGGTATTCGCGGTGCTGTGCGCCTGGCTGGTGGAAGTCGCCGCATCGCTGTTGCCGGTGGGACTGGCGTTGGCGGCCGGGGCGATGCTGCTGGTGGTGACCCACGAAATCATCCCCGAATCCCGTCGCAATGGTCACGAAAAGATCGCCAGCTTCGGATTGCTGGTCGGGTTCTGCCTGATGATGGTGATGGACACCGCGCTGGCCTGA
- a CDS encoding DUF1810 domain-containing protein, whose product MSDPFDLQRFVEAQASMHERALAELKSGRKQSHWMWFVFPQLAGLGHSDMARRYGISGREEAIAYVQHPVLGDRLARCCEALLQWKDRSATQIMGSPDDMKLRSSMTLFAAVAPDTPVFQQVLEAFFDGKPDAVTLSKLG is encoded by the coding sequence ATGAGCGATCCATTTGACCTGCAGCGATTTGTCGAGGCGCAAGCGTCAATGCATGAACGGGCATTGGCGGAACTCAAGTCCGGGCGTAAACAGTCGCACTGGATGTGGTTCGTCTTCCCGCAGCTGGCCGGCCTGGGCCACAGCGACATGGCCCGGCGGTATGGCATCAGTGGCCGTGAAGAGGCGATCGCTTATGTGCAGCATCCGGTATTGGGCGATCGGCTAGCGCGCTGCTGCGAAGCGTTGCTTCAGTGGAAAGACCGCAGCGCCACGCAGATCATGGGCTCACCGGATGACATGAAGCTGCGATCAAGCATGACGCTGTTTGCAGCGGTCGCGCCGGACACGCCAGTGTTTCAGCAAGTGCTTGAAGCGTTTTTTGATGGCAAGCCGGATGCCGTGACGCTGTCGAAGCTGGGCTGA
- a CDS encoding zinc ribbon domain-containing protein YjdM, translating into MSLPPCPKCSSEYTYEDGSQLVCPECAHEWSADGASAEAGDDTKVIKDAVGNTLQDGDTVTVIKDLKVKGSSLVVKVGTKVKNIRLVDGDHDIDCKIDGIGAMKLKSEFVKKG; encoded by the coding sequence GTGAGCTTACCGCCGTGCCCAAAATGCAGTTCCGAGTACACCTATGAAGATGGCAGCCAGCTCGTGTGCCCGGAATGCGCCCACGAGTGGTCGGCTGATGGCGCCAGCGCCGAAGCGGGCGATGACACAAAGGTCATCAAGGACGCAGTGGGTAACACCCTGCAGGACGGCGACACCGTTACGGTCATCAAGGACCTGAAGGTCAAAGGCTCGTCGCTGGTGGTCAAGGTCGGCACCAAGGTCAAAAACATCCGCCTGGTGGACGGCGATCACGATATCGACTGCAAAATCGACGGCATCGGCGCGATGAAGTTGAAGTCCGAGTTTGTGAAAAAGGGTTGA